One window from the genome of Bradyrhizobium xenonodulans encodes:
- a CDS encoding tripartite tricarboxylate transporter permease: METLVNVAHGFGVALLPINLLYCFIGVFIGTLVGVLPGIGPISAMSLLLPVTLSGTPESGIIMMAGIYYGSMYGGSTTSILVNIPGEAASVVTCIDGHQMAKQGRAGPALGISAFGSFIAGTFALVALMLVAPRLASIAIAFGPAEYFSLMVLGLVVLTFLTQGSMPKALLMACIGVVLGLIGLDSITAQPRLTFGRMELIDGIGLVPVVMGLFGVAEVLLNTEQAIKRDIINAKITQLLPNKADWQASAGPVARGTLLGFLLGILPGGGAVVASFASYALEKRLSKSPERFGHGAIEGVAGPESANNAAAGGAFIPLMTLGIPPNVVMALLLGAFVIHGLQPGPLLITQNPGLFWGIVASMYIGNVMLLILNLPMIGMWVQLLKLPYNILFPLIILFTILGVYCSSNNVFDVYVMIAFGIIGYFMRKLGYEPAPLVLAFVLGPMLENNLRKSLILSQGDLWTFVQRPISAACLALAMVLLIAPLLPALRKKRELVALDEGA; the protein is encoded by the coding sequence ATGGAGACGCTCGTCAACGTCGCGCATGGGTTCGGCGTCGCGCTGCTGCCGATCAACCTGCTCTACTGCTTCATCGGCGTCTTCATCGGAACGCTGGTCGGCGTGCTGCCCGGCATCGGGCCGATCTCGGCGATGTCGCTGCTGCTGCCCGTGACGCTGTCGGGCACGCCGGAATCCGGCATCATCATGATGGCCGGCATTTACTACGGCTCGATGTATGGCGGCTCGACCACGTCGATCCTGGTCAACATCCCCGGCGAAGCGGCCTCGGTCGTCACCTGCATCGACGGCCACCAGATGGCGAAGCAGGGCCGCGCCGGCCCCGCGCTCGGCATCTCCGCGTTCGGCTCCTTCATCGCCGGCACGTTCGCGCTGGTCGCCTTGATGCTGGTGGCGCCGAGACTCGCCAGCATCGCGATCGCATTCGGGCCAGCCGAGTATTTCAGCCTGATGGTGCTCGGCCTCGTCGTACTCACCTTCCTCACCCAGGGATCGATGCCGAAGGCGCTGCTGATGGCCTGCATCGGCGTCGTGCTGGGACTGATCGGGCTCGACAGCATCACGGCGCAGCCGCGGCTGACTTTCGGCCGCATGGAGCTGATCGACGGCATCGGCCTGGTGCCTGTCGTGATGGGCCTGTTCGGCGTCGCCGAGGTGCTGCTCAATACCGAGCAGGCCATCAAGCGCGACATCATCAATGCCAAGATCACCCAGCTTCTGCCCAACAAGGCCGACTGGCAGGCGAGCGCCGGCCCGGTGGCGCGCGGCACGCTGCTCGGATTCCTGCTCGGCATTCTGCCGGGGGGCGGCGCGGTGGTGGCCTCGTTCGCATCCTATGCGCTGGAGAAAAGGCTATCGAAATCGCCGGAGCGTTTTGGCCATGGCGCGATCGAGGGCGTCGCGGGGCCCGAATCCGCCAACAACGCGGCGGCCGGCGGCGCATTCATTCCGCTGATGACGCTTGGCATCCCGCCGAACGTGGTGATGGCGCTGCTACTCGGGGCCTTCGTCATCCACGGCCTTCAGCCCGGACCGCTGCTGATCACGCAAAACCCCGGCCTGTTCTGGGGCATCGTCGCCAGCATGTATATCGGCAACGTCATGCTGCTGATCCTCAATCTGCCGATGATCGGCATGTGGGTGCAGCTACTCAAATTGCCCTACAACATTCTCTTTCCGCTGATCATCCTGTTCACGATCCTCGGCGTGTACTGCTCGAGCAACAACGTGTTCGACGTCTATGTGATGATTGCGTTCGGGATCATCGGCTATTTCATGCGCAAGCTCGGCTACGAGCCGGCGCCGCTGGTGCTCGCCTTCGTGCTCGGACCGATGCTGGAGAACAATCTGCGCAAGTCGCTGATCCTGTCGCAGGGCGATCTCTGGACCTTCGTGCAGCGGCCGATCTCGGCGGCGTGTCTTGCGCTGGCGATGGTGTTGCTGATCGCGCCCCTGCTGCCCGCGCTGCGCAAGAAGCGCGAGCTGGTGGCGCTGGACGAGGGGGCGTGA